In one window of Chryseobacterium viscerum DNA:
- a CDS encoding tagaturonate reductase, which translates to MENQTKQKLNRELNNSQEKLPIKIIQFGGGNFMRGFTDYVIDKLNKEAGFNAGIVNVQPTAGGSVHKLEEQGNLYTLFSRGIKKGEIIDTKQVISAIQKSINPYTNYDEFLALAKEEELEFIFSNTTETGISYDESENNYIGPHKNFPAKLTVLLHERFKHFNGAAGKGVRIIPCELIEDNAFVLRDMILKYARLWNLDPDFAQWINQSNYFHNTLVDRIVPGYPKDDAESYEDQLDYEDQMMVVSETFLLWVIQDAGNVKERIPFDKINEQILVVDDIQPYRLRKVRILNGGHTLMLAPAILSGKETVKESIDDAFIGKFLRETIFNEVNPTLGLDETELKDFAEEVFDRFRNPFIKHYQASIALYFVSKFKVRILPSLLGYVEINQKLPLNLVFSLASLIRFYQGNFGEKSLPINDEESIVAQFKEIWTNGDYGKVAELSLSETTFWDIDLTQVGGLKDAVAKALWEIDHNDVEIAYHNFIQFYS; encoded by the coding sequence ATGGAAAATCAGACAAAACAAAAATTAAATCGTGAATTAAACAATTCTCAGGAAAAACTTCCTATTAAAATAATACAGTTTGGAGGCGGAAATTTTATGAGAGGATTCACAGATTATGTCATTGATAAATTAAATAAAGAAGCGGGATTCAATGCCGGAATTGTAAACGTTCAGCCAACAGCGGGCGGCTCAGTTCATAAATTGGAAGAACAGGGTAATCTATACACGCTTTTCTCAAGGGGAATTAAAAAAGGGGAAATTATTGATACAAAACAGGTAATTTCTGCGATTCAGAAGTCGATTAATCCTTATACAAATTATGATGAATTCTTAGCGTTGGCGAAAGAAGAGGAATTAGAATTTATCTTCTCAAACACAACAGAAACAGGAATTTCTTATGACGAATCAGAAAATAATTACATTGGTCCGCACAAGAATTTTCCTGCAAAACTAACGGTTTTATTACACGAGAGATTCAAACATTTCAACGGAGCTGCAGGTAAAGGCGTGAGAATTATTCCTTGCGAATTGATTGAAGACAATGCGTTTGTATTGAGAGATATGATCCTGAAGTATGCCCGACTTTGGAATTTAGATCCTGATTTTGCACAATGGATTAATCAAAGTAATTACTTCCATAATACATTGGTCGACAGGATTGTTCCGGGGTATCCGAAAGATGACGCAGAATCATACGAAGATCAGTTGGATTATGAAGATCAGATGATGGTTGTTTCTGAAACATTCTTACTTTGGGTAATTCAGGATGCCGGAAATGTAAAAGAGAGAATTCCTTTCGATAAAATTAATGAACAGATTTTGGTGGTTGATGATATTCAGCCGTACCGTTTGAGAAAAGTGAGAATCCTTAATGGCGGTCATACCTTAATGTTGGCTCCGGCAATTTTATCAGGAAAGGAAACGGTAAAAGAATCTATTGACGATGCATTTATCGGGAAGTTTTTAAGGGAAACCATTTTTAATGAAGTAAATCCGACGTTAGGTCTTGATGAAACGGAACTGAAAGATTTTGCAGAAGAAGTTTTTGACAGATTCAGAAATCCTTTTATTAAGCATTATCAGGCGAGCATTGCACTGTATTTTGTTTCTAAATTTAAAGTAAGAATCCTTCCGAGTTTGCTGGGTTACGTTGAAATTAATCAAAAATTACCACTAAATCTGGTATTCTCTTTGGCAAGCTTAATCAGATTCTATCAGGGAAATTTTGGTGAAAAATCTTTGCCAATTAATGATGAAGAATCCATTGTTGCTCAATTCAAAGAAATCTGGACAAACGGAGATTATGGGAAAGTTGCAGAATTATCATTAAGCGAAACCACTTTCTGGGATATAGACCTTACTCAGGTTGGCGGACTGAAAGATGCAGTAGCAAAAGCTTTGTGGGAAATAGACCACAACGATGTAGAAATTGCGTATCACAACTTTATACAATTTTATTCTTAG
- a CDS encoding LacI family DNA-binding transcriptional regulator — MNKKNATIYDISKKLNVSVATVSRALNDHPRISQATKDLVKKTAKEMNYKQNNLAKALKSGETKNVGIIVPYINTNFFSSVIRGIEEELSPHGYHVIICQSHEDVNIEKRHLNTLLNAQVDGIFMSVSKTTIDTEHIQNILSSTNTPIIFFDRKKDISGISTVTIDDYRGGYMATEHLINEGYRNICHFSGDLNLEIYENRLKGYKQALMDHNLSIKEENIITTGSSIDEGIDAVKKLWDKKSVPDAIFSSSDFAALGACQELKKRKIKIPQEVAVIGFSNEPFTQFMELPISSVDQTPLTMGKMAGQVFIESVKENNSGVSIEKKVVLAPQLYIRKSSKRK; from the coding sequence ATGAATAAGAAAAATGCCACAATATATGACATCTCGAAAAAGCTTAACGTAAGTGTGGCAACTGTTTCCAGAGCATTGAACGACCATCCGAGAATAAGCCAGGCAACGAAAGATTTGGTAAAGAAAACGGCCAAAGAAATGAACTACAAACAAAATAACCTTGCCAAAGCTCTGAAAAGCGGGGAAACAAAAAACGTAGGAATTATTGTGCCTTATATTAATACCAATTTCTTTTCATCCGTAATCCGTGGAATTGAAGAAGAGCTTTCTCCACATGGTTATCATGTAATTATCTGCCAGAGCCATGAAGATGTAAATATTGAAAAAAGACACTTAAATACTTTGCTTAATGCTCAGGTTGATGGGATTTTCATGTCTGTTTCCAAAACGACTATTGATACCGAACATATTCAGAATATTCTGAGTTCCACCAATACTCCTATTATATTTTTTGACCGTAAAAAGGATATTTCAGGAATAAGTACAGTAACTATTGATGATTATCGCGGTGGTTATATGGCGACTGAACATCTGATTAATGAAGGGTACCGAAATATTTGCCATTTCTCCGGAGACTTAAATCTGGAAATTTATGAGAACCGTCTGAAAGGTTACAAACAGGCTTTAATGGACCATAATTTAAGCATAAAAGAAGAAAATATTATCACAACAGGAAGTTCAATCGATGAAGGAATTGATGCGGTTAAAAAACTTTGGGATAAAAAATCTGTTCCGGATGCCATCTTTTCATCCAGTGATTTTGCTGCGTTAGGTGCTTGCCAGGAACTGAAAAAACGTAAAATCAAAATCCCACAGGAAGTTGCTGTTATTGGCTTTTCTAATGAACCTTTTACACAATTTATGGAGCTTCCGATAAGTTCTGTAGATCAGACTCCCCTGACGATGGGGAAAATGGCAGGACAGGTTTTTATTGAAAGCGTGAAAGAGAATAATTCCGGGGTTTCTATTGAGAAAAAAGTGGTTTTGGCACCACAGCTTTATATCAGGAAGTCTTCAAAAAGGAAGTGA
- a CDS encoding bifunctional 4-hydroxy-2-oxoglutarate aldolase/2-dehydro-3-deoxy-phosphogluconate aldolase has translation MTKIQLVTNTIINQGVLPLYYNADETVTLEILRSLYKAGVRAVEYTSRGDAALSNFTKMVEIRNAEMPEMLLGIGTIKNIKQTEEYYKVGADFFISPGFVAEVAEFLIPKDLLYSPGCMTPTEIIEAENAGVTFIKLFPGNALGTGFMSAIKDVFPNLKFMPTGGVDTTKESIESWFKAGVSAVGMGSKLVSKELMLAKDYTTIENETVKVLEIIQTLK, from the coding sequence ATGACAAAAATTCAATTGGTTACAAATACGATCATCAACCAAGGGGTTTTGCCTCTATACTATAATGCTGATGAAACAGTAACTCTGGAAATACTGAGATCACTTTACAAAGCAGGAGTTCGTGCAGTGGAATATACAAGCCGTGGTGATGCTGCGTTAAGTAATTTTACAAAAATGGTAGAAATCCGTAATGCAGAAATGCCGGAAATGCTGTTGGGAATTGGCACAATAAAAAATATAAAACAAACTGAAGAATACTATAAAGTAGGAGCAGATTTCTTTATCAGTCCGGGTTTCGTAGCTGAGGTTGCAGAATTTTTGATTCCGAAAGATCTGTTGTACAGTCCGGGTTGTATGACGCCGACTGAAATTATCGAAGCTGAAAATGCTGGCGTTACTTTCATTAAACTATTCCCCGGGAACGCATTAGGAACCGGATTTATGAGTGCGATCAAAGATGTTTTCCCCAATCTGAAATTTATGCCGACGGGTGGAGTAGATACCACTAAAGAAAGCATCGAAAGCTGGTTTAAAGCCGGTGTTTCAGCAGTAGGAATGGGAAGCAAATTGGTAAGCAAAGAATTAATGCTTGCTAAAGACTATACAACTATAGAAAATGAAACGGTAAAAGTGCTGGAAATTATTCAGACTTTAAAATAA
- a CDS encoding MFS transporter, giving the protein MSSVKSLKPSNFRWTICFLLFIATTINYLDRQVLSLTWKDFIAPEFHWNNNDYGNITALFSIFYAVGMLFAGKFVDWMDTKKGFLWAIGIWSVGAVLHAFCGIATSGILTGNWLAGFHGSKELISTVSNTSAIISTSVTLFIFARFVLAIGEAGNFPAAIKTTAEYFPKKDRALATSIFNAGATVGALAAPVTIPFIAKAMGWEWAFIIIGALGFVWMGLWIFYYKKPHEHHKVNEHELTYIQQDQEDFAAEENTVKAEEKKFTFKECFSYRQTWAFVFGKFMTDGVWWFFLFWTPAYLSSVYKMDSTQSALPLFVLYMITLLSIIGGWLPKYFVEKKGMNAYSGRMKAMLIFAFFPLLALLAQPLGSLTYWIPVLIIGIAGAAHQAWSANIFSTVGDMFPKKAIATITGIGGMAGGIGSFIINKSSGVLFDHAHKAWSTVDGIPLLEKYPQYINERLPDGFFEQLEKSGSVVVDGIDKGYMIIFSACAVAYLIAWTVMKILVPKYKVISQ; this is encoded by the coding sequence ATGAGTTCAGTTAAGTCTCTTAAACCGAGCAACTTCAGATGGACGATATGCTTTTTGCTGTTCATTGCAACAACAATCAATTATCTTGATCGTCAGGTTTTATCTTTGACGTGGAAAGATTTTATCGCACCGGAATTTCACTGGAACAATAATGATTATGGAAATATCACGGCATTATTCTCTATTTTCTATGCAGTAGGAATGCTTTTCGCTGGAAAATTTGTCGATTGGATGGATACTAAAAAAGGTTTCCTGTGGGCAATCGGAATCTGGTCTGTCGGTGCAGTTTTACATGCATTTTGCGGAATTGCAACTTCAGGAATTCTTACCGGAAACTGGTTGGCAGGCTTTCACGGATCTAAAGAATTGATTTCTACAGTTTCCAATACCTCTGCCATCATCAGTACGAGTGTAACGCTATTTATTTTTGCACGTTTCGTATTGGCTATTGGTGAAGCAGGAAATTTCCCGGCAGCAATTAAAACTACAGCGGAATATTTCCCTAAAAAAGACAGAGCTTTAGCAACAAGTATTTTCAATGCAGGAGCAACGGTTGGGGCTTTGGCAGCACCGGTTACCATTCCTTTTATTGCAAAAGCCATGGGATGGGAATGGGCATTTATCATCATTGGAGCGTTGGGATTTGTATGGATGGGATTATGGATTTTCTACTACAAAAAACCTCACGAACATCATAAAGTTAACGAGCATGAATTAACCTATATTCAGCAGGATCAGGAAGACTTTGCTGCTGAAGAAAATACTGTGAAGGCAGAAGAAAAAAAGTTCACTTTCAAAGAATGTTTCAGTTACAGACAGACCTGGGCTTTTGTCTTTGGAAAATTTATGACAGACGGCGTTTGGTGGTTCTTTTTATTCTGGACTCCGGCTTATTTAAGCTCCGTTTACAAAATGGATTCTACACAAAGTGCATTACCATTATTCGTTCTTTATATGATTACTTTATTGTCAATCATCGGCGGTTGGCTTCCAAAATATTTTGTGGAAAAGAAAGGCATGAATGCTTACTCAGGAAGAATGAAAGCAATGCTGATTTTCGCATTTTTTCCTTTGTTGGCCCTTTTAGCACAACCTTTAGGTTCGTTAACGTATTGGATTCCGGTTTTAATTATCGGAATTGCAGGAGCAGCACATCAGGCCTGGTCGGCAAATATTTTTTCGACAGTAGGCGATATGTTTCCGAAAAAAGCTATTGCAACCATTACCGGAATTGGCGGAATGGCGGGTGGAATTGGTTCATTCATTATTAATAAATCTTCAGGCGTATTGTTCGATCATGCTCATAAAGCCTGGTCCACGGTTGACGGAATTCCTTTATTGGAAAAATACCCTCAATACATCAACGAAAGATTACCCGACGGATTTTTTGAGCAGTTGGAAAAATCAGGATCAGTAGTTGTAGACGGAATCGACAAGGGCTACATGATCATATTTTCAGCCTGTGCCGTAGCATATCTTATCGCATGGACAGTAATGAAAATATTGGTTCCAAAATATAAAGTGATAAGTCAGTAG
- a CDS encoding UxaA family hydrolase, which yields MQKKVLKVNPKDNVAVALVDLARGETVTLGELTYEIIKDTKAKHKFVTEDITVGDSIIMYGVLVGKASQPIRKGEVITTENVKHQSAKVGGKTETTTWTAPNVDKWKDKTFMGYHRDDGQVGTENVWLFFPLVFCENRNVEILKDVFEKELLFEKVTKHQLLLRSLINNSETEAAVEEEQDSRIFKNIVVKFITHQGGCGGIRQDAEALGRLLAGYVNNPNVAGATVLSLGCQNLQVQIFKDALEKISPDNKKPIIVYEQQKSGTVDEMLSGIIKDSYEAIKHANEIERKPASLSKLVLGLECGGSDGFSGISANPVLGQLSDLMAGIGGSTILSEFPELCGVEQELVNRCVKEEDAERFLQLMKDFENSVVAAGSGFDMNPSPGNIKDGLITDAMKSAGAAKKGGSSPINDVLDFTEYIKEPGLNLLCTPGNDVECTTALVGSGSNVVLFTTGLGTPTGNPVVPVVKISSNTSLSERMPDIIDFNTGDVITGEKSIDEKAEELLEFIIEVASGQVKTKAAILNQNDFIPWRRGVSL from the coding sequence ATGCAAAAGAAAGTATTAAAAGTAAATCCCAAGGATAATGTAGCGGTGGCACTGGTAGATCTGGCGCGGGGAGAAACGGTTACTTTGGGTGAACTTACTTATGAAATTATAAAAGACACGAAGGCGAAACATAAATTCGTGACCGAAGATATTACCGTAGGTGATTCTATTATCATGTACGGAGTTTTGGTGGGAAAAGCCAGCCAGCCGATCCGGAAAGGAGAGGTGATTACCACTGAAAACGTAAAACATCAAAGCGCAAAAGTAGGAGGTAAAACAGAAACCACTACCTGGACCGCTCCCAATGTTGATAAATGGAAAGATAAAACATTTATGGGCTATCACCGCGACGACGGACAGGTGGGAACAGAAAATGTCTGGTTATTTTTTCCGCTGGTTTTTTGTGAAAACAGAAATGTTGAGATTTTAAAGGATGTTTTTGAAAAAGAACTGTTGTTTGAAAAAGTGACAAAACATCAGTTATTGTTAAGATCATTAATCAATAATTCTGAAACGGAAGCTGCTGTTGAAGAAGAGCAGGATTCAAGAATATTTAAAAATATTGTAGTTAAATTCATTACACACCAGGGAGGTTGTGGCGGAATTCGTCAGGATGCCGAGGCATTGGGAAGATTGCTGGCAGGATATGTTAACAATCCGAATGTAGCCGGAGCAACCGTTTTAAGCTTGGGTTGTCAGAATTTACAGGTTCAGATCTTTAAAGATGCCTTGGAAAAAATCAGTCCGGATAATAAAAAGCCAATCATCGTTTACGAACAGCAAAAGTCCGGAACGGTAGATGAAATGTTAAGCGGAATTATTAAAGATTCTTATGAAGCCATCAAACACGCTAATGAAATAGAAAGAAAACCAGCATCCCTTTCTAAACTTGTTTTAGGGTTGGAATGCGGTGGTTCAGACGGTTTCTCAGGTATTTCTGCAAACCCGGTTTTAGGACAACTGTCAGATTTAATGGCTGGAATCGGAGGTTCAACTATTCTTTCAGAATTCCCGGAGTTATGTGGAGTGGAGCAGGAGCTTGTCAACCGTTGCGTAAAGGAAGAAGATGCAGAAAGATTTTTACAATTGATGAAAGATTTTGAAAATTCAGTTGTTGCTGCAGGATCTGGCTTTGATATGAATCCGTCACCGGGGAATATTAAAGATGGCCTAATAACAGATGCCATGAAATCTGCAGGAGCAGCTAAAAAAGGAGGTTCATCGCCAATAAATGATGTACTCGATTTTACAGAATACATCAAAGAACCGGGCTTAAATTTATTGTGTACACCTGGAAATGACGTGGAATGTACTACAGCTTTAGTGGGCTCAGGTTCCAATGTTGTTTTATTCACAACAGGTCTGGGGACTCCTACAGGAAATCCTGTGGTTCCCGTAGTGAAAATTTCATCAAATACATCGTTATCAGAAAGAATGCCGGATATCATCGATTTCAATACAGGAGACGTGATTACAGGGGAAAAGTCAATAGACGAAAAAGCAGAAGAATTGTTAGAATTTATCATAGAAGTTGCCAGCGGACAGGTAAAAACCAAAGCGGCAATTCTCAATCAGAACGATTTTATCCCTTGGAGACGGGGCGTAAGTTTATAG